A single window of Balaenoptera ricei isolate mBalRic1 chromosome 15, mBalRic1.hap2, whole genome shotgun sequence DNA harbors:
- the TMEM74B gene encoding transmembrane protein 74B has protein sequence MASPRGLELKTLSNGPQAPRRPAPLGPAAPRREGVENACFFSEEHETHFQNPGEARLCSSPSPAEGVPSWPRSQRDALSLRSEEGPGLEPVSRPVDYGFVSALVFLVSGILLVVTAYAIPREARVNPDTVSAREMERLEMYYARLGSHLDKCIIAGLGLLTVGGMLLSVLLMVSLCKGELYRRPNFVPGRGSRKTYGSINLRMRQLSGDGSQALVENEVVQVSETSRTLQGS, from the coding sequence ATGGCATCTCCCCGTGGTCTGGAACTGAAGACACTGAGCAATGGTCCCCAGGCCCCAAGGAGACCAGCTCCTCTGGGTCCAGCGGCCCCACgcagggagggtgtggagaatgcCTGCTTCTTTTCGGAGGAGCACGAGACTCATTTCCAGAACCCTGGGGAGGCCAGACTGTGCAGCTCCCCCAGCCCCGCTGAGGGCGTCCCCTCATGGCCCCGATCCCAGAGGGACGCCCTGTCCCTGCGTTCAGAAGAGGGGCCAggcctggagcctgtgagccgccCGGTGGATTACGGCTTCGTTTCCGCTCTGGTTTTCCTGGTGAGCGGGATCCTCCTGGTGGTGACTGCGTACGCCATCCCCCGAGAGGCGCGTGTCAACCCGGACACAGTGTCAGCACGGGAGATGGAACGACTAGAAATGTACTATGCGCGCCTGGGCTCACACCTGGACAAGTGCATCATTGCAGGCCTGGGGCTGCTCACAGTGGGCGGCATGCTTTTGTCCGTGCTGCTGATGGTCTCCCTGTGCAAGGGAGAGCTGTACCGCCGGCCGAACTTCGTCCCTGGCAGGGGCTCCAGGAAGACCTACGGCTCCATTAACCTGCGCATGAGACAGCTCAGTGGGGATGGGAGCCAGGCCCTGGTGGAGAACGAAGTCGTCCAGGTCTCGGAGACCAGCCGCACCCTCCAGGGGTCTTAA